One segment of Drosophila mauritiana strain mau12 chromosome 3R, ASM438214v1, whole genome shotgun sequence DNA contains the following:
- the LOC117145765 gene encoding uncharacterized protein LOC117145765 — MSTRKKMGSCSNAIEKGNSPIGNCWPTLLTLLIVANLVDALKTGESIQLATGSQPSLSINNADDSSLEQLIEMRLNESASASVQNSQSASQELLSRKRRYLVFPEGSSFQMVYDEIVGVVDHTNYLILGITVALAWELPSKPPSEELDDLLTKLEDGTIDISRNDTVSNITYVDVDADASTTTTSRPADYKPNYINLSSYGSSSSSSSGSNSYYSHSPVFRTPMHPSHRYADSYYSSRPKGGRRKDNHYYYSRPGVSSSSSNPFAKWTRPYSHAQNSRYPYWALNSRLKDRYYGYKSQQAAPPAAQRRQDSTTTTSAPTTSRPTRRPAPRHHRIYPVFGKRSIPDAANPHKRQRRSGVATEHEDKMSRLEQLQIKHHRRSRQSLYERIEKYLDKRGHHGHHCVLRTLCETGQKSTEEEPGTFVGELMRAVFTLPEAMDNEPVAYRDTHYDKAHASKADCAALYPECKQSMWQAQFIQ, encoded by the exons ATGTCGACTCGGAAAAAGATGGGGAGCTGTTCCAATGCCATCGAGAAGGGAAATTCCCCAATAGGTAATTGCTGGCCGACCCTCCTGACGCTTCTCATCGTGGCCAACTTGGTCGACGCACTGAAGACCGGGGAATCCATCCAGTTGGCAACCGGGAGCCAGCCATCACTGAGCATAAACAATGCGGACGACAGCAGCCTGGAGCAGCTCATCGAGATGCGGCTGAATGAGTCTGCGTCCGCATCCGTCCAGaacagccagtcagccagccaggAGCTGTTGTCCCGGAAACGACGTTATTTGGTATTTCCGGAGGGCAGCTCCTTTCAGATGG TGTACGATGAGATTGTGGGAGTGGTGGACCACACGAACTACTTGATTCTGGGCATTACGGTGGCCCTGGCCTGGGAGCTGCCCAGCAAGCCGCCCAGCGAGGAGCTGGACGATCTGCTGACCAAGTTGGAGGACGGCACAATAGACATCAGTCGCAACGACACCGTGTCGAACATAACctatgtggatgtggatgcagATGCCTCGACGACCACGACGAGCAGGCCGGCGGACTACAAGCCCAACTACATCAATTTGTCGAGTTAcggctcctcctcctcctcctcgagTGGCAGCAACTCCTACTACAGCCACTCGCCCGTTTTCCGCACTCCGATGCATCCGTCGCATCGATATGCGGATAGTTATTACTCCTCACGTCCAAAGGGGGGCAGGCGGAAGGACAATCACTACTACTACAGTCGGCCCGGGgtcagctccagctccagcaaTCCATTCGCCAAGTGGACGAGACCCTACTCTCACGCGCAGAACTCACGCTATCCCTACTGGGCTCTAAACTCAAG ACTCAAAGATAGATACTACGGCTACAAAAGTCAACAGGCAGCACCGCCGGCGGCGCAGCGACGACAGgacagcaccaccaccaccagcgcACCCACCACCAGTCGACCCACTCGAAGGCCAGCTCCTCGACATCATCGCATATATCCGGTGTTTGGCAAGCGCAGCATTCCGGATGCAGCCAATCCGCATAAACGCCAGCGACGCAGTGGAGTGGCCACTGAGCACGAGGACAAGATGAGCCGCCTGGAGCAACTCCAGATCAAGCACCATCGCAGAAGCAGGCAGTCCTTGTACGAACGAATCGAGAAGTATCTGGACAA GCGAGGTCACCATGGCCACCACTGCGTATTGCGAACCCTCTGCGAAACGGGCCAGAAATCGACGGAGGAGGAGCCCGGCACCTTCGTGGGCGAACTGATGCGTGCGGTGTTCACCCTTCCGGAAGCCATGGACAACGAACCGGTTGCCTATCGCGACACCCACTACGACAAAGCACACGCCTCCAAGGCGGACTGTGCCGCCCTCTATCCGGAGTGCAAGCAGTCCATGTGGCAGGCCCAGTTCATACAATAA